The DNA sequence CCGCGGTTTAAGAAAAAGGGAGACTACTGAGAATTAAAATTCCAAATTTTTGAAATTCCAAATTCCAATTCTTTGAAATTCCAAATTCCAATCTTTAGACTATATGAAAGCCCATCATTTGATGGGCTTCTTTATTTTAATATATAATTAATAGTTTAAAGTTTCGGGTTTTAAAAATAAAGGATACTTTTGCAACACTTAAAAAAAACTTCTCCAATGGACGATTATTATTCGTTAGTGTTAAACTGAAAATAGCTTTTGAATTCTTTCAAAATGCTATGATAAAACCCTGTATTTTGAAATGAAAGCCTTTTACAAAAATAATAACAACGGATTAATCGAGATCAAAGAATGGATTCCGAATTGCTGGATTAGCATTGAATCTCCAACCCTCGAAGAAAAAAAATACTTATTAGAAGAGCTGCAAATCCCTGAAGCCTTTTACAATGATATTGAAGATATTGACGAAAGACCCCGCATGGAAGCCGAGGATGGCTGGACTTTGTTTATTCTTCGTGTTCCGATAAAAAGCAATGATGTAAAGTTGCCTTTTCAGACTGTTCCGGTCGGATTAATTTTCAAAGAAGACATCTGCGTTACCATCAGCTTTTATGAAACAGAAATCATGTCAGATTTCGTCGTTTACACCCAAAGAAAAAATATTGAGATAAAAGATAATTTTGACTTGGTATTAAGATTATTATTGTCCTCCAGTATTTGGTATTTAAAGTACCTGAAACAAATCAATCAGAAAATAAAACTGGCAGAAGATAACTTAGAGAAATCTATAAAAAACGAAGAACTGCAAGCCTTGCTTCAGATCGAAAAGTGTTTGGTGTTTTTTATTACTTCTTTAAAAGGAAATGATGTTTTGTTTCATCGTATCAGAAATTTAAAAGCTCAAAAAGCCCATTATGATTTGGATTTATTGGAAGATGTAGAAATCGAATTGAGCCAGGCACAAGATACGGCTAATATCTACAGCAACATTCTTACCGGAATGATGGATGCCTATGCTTCCGTAATTTCCAACAATATGAATAATATTATGAAACAGATGACTTCTATTTCGATTATTCTAATGATACCTACTTTAATCGCCAGTTTGTACGGAATGAACGTTCCGAACGGTTTGGAAGAAAGTCAGTACGGTATTTGGATTCTCCTTTTTGTATCCATTATTCTATCTGTTTTTGGAGTCTTTTTGTTCAAAAGAAAAAGATGGTTTTAAAGAATTAAAAAACGATATATCCTAAAATCGCAATAAACAAAGCCTGTTCTGTCGAACGGACTTTGTTGTTTTTAATTGTAACTAAAAAAAATGAAATAAATGTTTGTCATTTCAGAATAAAATATAACTTTGCAGTACAAAGTACTTTAATTATGAATCAGAAGCACCAAGAAGATTTATCGCATATTCGTTCCATGATGGAGCGTTCTTCAAGATTTATATCCTTAAGCGGCCTCTCAGGAGTTTTCGCAGGGCTTTCCGCTTTAATTGGAGGATTATATGTTTATCAATTACTTAAAGCTAACGGTCTGGATACTTTTGACGATGGAGACCGATTGTATTCCTTTCATCTGGTTTCAGAATTGATTGTTATCGGTTTAGTAATATTAATGTCAGCACTGACGTTTGGAGTATTTTTTACGCTTCGCAAGAGTAAAAAGCACAATTTGCCAATCTGGACAACAGCCAGCAAAAATTTGTTGTTTAATTTAGCCGTTCCGTTACTGGCCGGAGGGATTTTTTGTCTGGCACTACTCTATCATGAAATATATGTGTTAATCGCACCAACCACTTTAATTTTCTACGGTCTGGCTCTTGTAAATGCTGAAAAATATACTTTTTCGGATGTGAAATATTTGGGTTTTTGTGAATTAGTTTTAGGATTTATCTCTTTGTTTTACCTGGGATACGGTTTGATTTTTTGGATTTTAGGATTTGGTATTTTGCATATTATATACGGATTAGTCATGTTCAGAAAATACAAATAAACCAATGGGAATCATTGATAAATTAAATAAAGATTTCGAAAGTCGTGTCAGATTAGGTATAATGTCTATTCTGATTGTAAACGAGTGGATTGATTTCACCGAAATGAAGACGCTTTTGAACATCACCGATGGTAATTTAGCAAGTCATTCTGCTGCTCTTGAAAAAGCGCAATACATTGAAATTAAAAAAGAATTCGTAGGCAAGAAGCCTAAAACATCCTATAGCGTTACTGATCTGGGGCGTGCCGCTTTTAAAGAACATTTGAACAGCCTCGAAAAATTAATGAAATTCTAACAACACTATTTTTTTATCCATTTACTTTGAAATACAAAGTACTTTTAAAATTTTTAATCATGAAAAAAATCCATTTTATCTTAGTCAGCAGTATGCTATTTATACTGCTTTTTTACAACGAAGCCCTAGGCGTTAATCTCGCTATATTTGGTATGGTCTTAACGGGTCTGATTTCGTATTGCTTTCAGGATCGGTTTGTAGATCGTTCGCATTTGGTTTTAGTGATCACATCAGTGCTCTCCTGCATTGCTTTTGCGTGGTATGGTGATTTTGTTTCTTTTTTAGCCTTAGTACTGTCTGTCCTTTTTCTCCAGTTCAAAACGCAGGAAACCGAACTGAAAATGATTCAGATTTTCCCACTGATATTCCTGAATGGCTTTGCTTCATTAGGGAGAGTTTTAATGTTTAGCCAATGGCTTCCACAACGAAAAGTCAGTAATAATTTAGCCAAAAAACTAATCGCTTATGTTCTGATTCCAGCCATTTTCCTAATGCTATTCTTTGTGGTATATTCTTTCGGAAGCGATCATTTTTCGTCTTTGTTTACCGATTATAAGTTAGACATTGATATTTTACACCTTATTGTGATTGCTTGTTTAGGCTTTTACATTTCTTTTTCTTTCTGGAATTATTGGGTACCGGAGATCTGTTACGAAAAGAATTCCATGTTAGATAATGATTTTGATACTACAATCGAAATTGAAAATCAAAATACCTTTTCCTTTCTGGATTTAGAGTTTGAACGAAAAAGCGGGGAAATCACCTTATTGCTTTTAAATGTGTTGTTATTGATTTTTATAGGAACCTACAATTATGAACAGTTTTTTGAAGTAGTAAAAACAACGCAACTAAGCGCCGATACACATGAGCGCGTAAATTCGGTTATTTTTTCTATACTTATGGCTGTAGGTGTGATCTTATTTTATTTTAAAGGCGGATTTAATTTTGATGAAAAAGCAACAAATCTAAAACGCTTAGCCAAACTATGGATTGTTTTAAACGGAGTATTAATCGTCAGCACCCTAATTAAAAACTCAGAATATGTTTCCTTCTTCGGATTGACCTACAAAAGATTAGGAGTATACGCCTTTTTGATACTGGCGATTATCGGATTGGTTTATGCGTTTTTAAAAATAATAAAGCAAAAAACGAATGCCTATCTTTTCAATCAGATGGTTTGGTATTTTTATGGCACAGTTCTTTTATGCAGTTTTGTTAATTGGGGAAATCTGATTACAACCTACAATATTTCGGTAAACAAAGGAGTGGAACCCCGATTCCTGAGCAATTTAAACTTTAACGATGAGACCCGCAGAGCGTACTTTTTAGAGAATGATTTAAACGTCCTATTTGTACATGACCCAAGAGAGGGTGAAATTCAGAGCCATCAAAGAGATTCTTTTTTATCTAAAGCGTTATACTATGAGTTTATAAACGAAAAAAAATAAAGCTACAATCCCATTCTAAACGAGTGGGATTTTTTATTAAACGAGTTTGTGTTATTCTCTTTACAAATTGCGTTTGTTAACTTTATATTTATAAAAAAAGAAGAAACAATTGTTAATTAATTGCACTTATTGTAAACATTAAAAACTTATTAAGAATATCTTTACTATATTTGATTTCTGAAAAACCCCCTTTTTTATGTTTGCCTAATCAGCCAATTTCTTAAAAACATAAGGAACGAATATAATTTAACCCAAAAACAAAAACCATGGAAAAAACTCTTTTAAAATCGCCAGGTGTTAAAATCTTCCCACCAGGAAAATCTCTTGGACCTAAAGTAAAATTGGATAAACTTACTTCGGTAACGTTTCCGGATAATCAGACTAATGCTCTTTTGTCACCAGTTGTTCAGGCAACTTTAGTGGATAAGAAAAAACTATTAATTAAAGCTGTTGTTTTTATAGCACCGGAAGAACAAAATGGATTAGATTTTGATATTTATCAGAATTGTTATGTTGATATCGAAGGAAAACCTAAGTTGCAATTTTTTGTATGCTACGATTTAAAAGATGTAGTGGGAAAAATATTTGATATCTATGAAGTTAGCTTTGAAGCCAAACAAATCCCTTTTGAAGGTGGACTTTCACAAATAAAAACTATTGAAACTTTTCTTTGGGATGTAGACCCGATTGCTTCCAGAGGTACCGAAACTAATGTTCAAGCTGGATAATTTTTAAAATAAAAGCGTTAGAAGTTTATTTTTAACGCTTTTATATGATTGTTTAATTCATAAACATTATAGGCAAAATTGTAATGACTAAAATTAGATTACTTACAACAACTATACTCCTTTTTTATTCATCATTATTTTTTTCTCAAGAACGACAACGAGCTGGGGATTTAATGAGTATTGCAATCAAATCGAAAGCTCAAAAATTTAAAGAAAATCATAACTTCAACTTGGCTCAGGTATATTTTAGTCAAGGTAATTGGGATTCTACTTTGGTTTATTCAATGAAAGAAATAAGTATTGCAAAAAACAAAGAACTTATAGATTACTGTCATTATTTTAGAGGAATTAGTTTTAAAGAGAAAAAACTTCTTAGTGAATCTAAAAAGGAATTGAGTAAAATTTCTAATGATTTTCAGTTTTTGTATAAAGTGAAAATGAAATTAGGAGAGGTCACACTAGCACAAAATGATTTTAAAAATGCATTGCGATATTTTCAACAAGTTGAAAAACTAACTAATACAACAGCTTATGATTTTAAATATAGTACCGTACTACATAATATAGGATTATGTTATTTACATATCAAGAAAAATGATAAAGCGGAAGAGTATTTATTTAAAGGAGCTGAATTACAAGAAAAAGAAAAGGACACCTTATTACTGATAGGGTCTTATATGGATATTGCGACCTTATATTATGAACAATATAAAGACAGTCAAGCAATTCCTTATTTTGAAAAAGCTTATCATTTATCCAAAAAAGTAAAATCGTTCGAACTTAAAAGAACTGCAACCAAAAATATGGCAGTTGTTGAAGAAAACAGAAAAAACTTCCCCTTAGCTTTAACCTATAGAAAAGAATACGAAGCCTGGAAAGATTCTTTAAATGACCAAAACAAAGTCTGGGCGATTGCAGATCTCGAAAAGAAATTTGCTGTCAAACAAAAGCAAAAAGAAGTAAACATACTCGAAGCTGAGAATAAAGTAAAAAAAGCTGAAAGAAATGGGTTTCTTATTTCTTCAGTTTTATTGCTGGTATTGTTGGGTGCCGGTGTTTATTTTTACAGACAAAAGATCAAAAGCAACAAAATCATCCTAGCGCAGAAAAACGAATTGGATGAGTTGAACGCCACAAAAGACAAACTGTTTTCTATCGTCAGTCATGACTTACGCTCTTCGGTAAATGCTTTAAAAGTAAGTAATGGTAAACTAATCGAGAATCTGGAAAACAAAAAGTATACAGAATTAGATGTTTTGCTTCACAACAACAGCACTATTGCTGCAGGTGCTTACAATCTGTTAGACAACCTGCTCAATTGGGCTTTGTTGCAAACCCAACAAGCCTACTTTTATCAGGAATCGTTGCATTTGGTATCGATCGTGCAACATGTAGAGTACAACTACAAGCCTTTGATGCTGGATAAAAAGCTAAGTTATAAAAATGAAGTAACGGCATCAGAGTATGTATTTGCTGATTTGGATTCGCTTAAGATCATCATTCGGAATTTTTTAGATAATGCGATTAAATTCTCTAAAGAAAACGGAACGATTTCGGTCTACTCGCGCCCTTCAACCGAAGACTTTTGTTATTTAGTAATTGAAGACACGGGATTAGGAATGAGCAATGCAAGCAGAGAAGAATTACTAAAAGAAACCGTTTTACTTTCTAAAAAGAAAAATGACGACATCATAGGAACCGGTTTAGGAATGCAGTTGTGCAAAAGCCTGATTCATAAAAATGGTGGGAAATTGGATATAGAAAGCGAAGAAAACGTAGGGACGAAAATAATCATTGCCCTGCAAAAGTTTAAAAATCATGGATAATATTAATGTACTTATTATCGAAGACACTCCTGCGGAAAGTGATGCGCTTGTAAAAGTGCTTACCGAGAATAATTACAATATTGTTGGAATTGCAACATCCTACAGCGAAGCGCTGACGCTATTTTACAACAATGTGATTGATATTGTTGTGATCGATGTTTTTCTCAACGGAAATCCGGATGGAATTACTTTTGCCGAGACGATTACCATTGTTCCGAACGGTATAAAACCCTTTGTCTTTTTAACCAGTTCTAAGGATCGCCAAATTTTTGAAAGAGCCAAGTTGACCAAACCGTTTAGTTTTTTGCTAAAACCGTTCAATGAGCTCGAAATTTTGTATGCGCTGGAAATGGCTGTAGAGAAATTCTACGGACAGACCAATGTATTTCATAGTGAAGATCAGAATACAGTCATTAGCAATGAATCCCTTTTTATCAAAAAAAATAAGGCTTTAAAGAAAGTCCGCATTGAGGATATTGTCTACATTGAAGTAGAAGACCGGTATTGCAACATTATAACCGATGTTGAAAAATTTGTCATTCTAATTTCTTTAACTAAGATTATTCAGCTGTTAGATGAAACAAAGTTTTTTCAAACCCATCGCAACTACATCGTAAACGCGACAAAAATTGAAGAAATAATTGTAAATGACAATCTGGTTATCTTAAAAGGAAATCATAAAATCACCCTAAGTGATAAATACAAAGACTTCGTAAAAAACTTCCGCATCTTAAAGTAGGAGTTACAAGAGTGTCTACA is a window from the Flavobacterium cupriresistens genome containing:
- a CDS encoding magnesium transporter CorA family protein, translated to MKAFYKNNNNGLIEIKEWIPNCWISIESPTLEEKKYLLEELQIPEAFYNDIEDIDERPRMEAEDGWTLFILRVPIKSNDVKLPFQTVPVGLIFKEDICVTISFYETEIMSDFVVYTQRKNIEIKDNFDLVLRLLLSSSIWYLKYLKQINQKIKLAEDNLEKSIKNEELQALLQIEKCLVFFITSLKGNDVLFHRIRNLKAQKAHYDLDLLEDVEIELSQAQDTANIYSNILTGMMDAYASVISNNMNNIMKQMTSISIILMIPTLIASLYGMNVPNGLEESQYGIWILLFVSIILSVFGVFLFKRKRWF
- a CDS encoding tetratricopeptide repeat-containing sensor histidine kinase, whose translation is MTKIRLLTTTILLFYSSLFFSQERQRAGDLMSIAIKSKAQKFKENHNFNLAQVYFSQGNWDSTLVYSMKEISIAKNKELIDYCHYFRGISFKEKKLLSESKKELSKISNDFQFLYKVKMKLGEVTLAQNDFKNALRYFQQVEKLTNTTAYDFKYSTVLHNIGLCYLHIKKNDKAEEYLFKGAELQEKEKDTLLLIGSYMDIATLYYEQYKDSQAIPYFEKAYHLSKKVKSFELKRTATKNMAVVEENRKNFPLALTYRKEYEAWKDSLNDQNKVWAIADLEKKFAVKQKQKEVNILEAENKVKKAERNGFLISSVLLLVLLGAGVYFYRQKIKSNKIILAQKNELDELNATKDKLFSIVSHDLRSSVNALKVSNGKLIENLENKKYTELDVLLHNNSTIAAGAYNLLDNLLNWALLQTQQAYFYQESLHLVSIVQHVEYNYKPLMLDKKLSYKNEVTASEYVFADLDSLKIIIRNFLDNAIKFSKENGTISVYSRPSTEDFCYLVIEDTGLGMSNASREELLKETVLLSKKKNDDIIGTGLGMQLCKSLIHKNGGKLDIESEENVGTKIIIALQKFKNHG
- a CDS encoding LytR/AlgR family response regulator transcription factor is translated as MDNINVLIIEDTPAESDALVKVLTENNYNIVGIATSYSEALTLFYNNVIDIVVIDVFLNGNPDGITFAETITIVPNGIKPFVFLTSSKDRQIFERAKLTKPFSFLLKPFNELEILYALEMAVEKFYGQTNVFHSEDQNTVISNESLFIKKNKALKKVRIEDIVYIEVEDRYCNIITDVEKFVILISLTKIIQLLDETKFFQTHRNYIVNATKIEEIIVNDNLVILKGNHKITLSDKYKDFVKNFRILK
- a CDS encoding winged helix-turn-helix domain-containing protein, whose translation is MGIIDKLNKDFESRVRLGIMSILIVNEWIDFTEMKTLLNITDGNLASHSAALEKAQYIEIKKEFVGKKPKTSYSVTDLGRAAFKEHLNSLEKLMKF
- a CDS encoding DUF4173 domain-containing protein; the protein is MKKIHFILVSSMLFILLFYNEALGVNLAIFGMVLTGLISYCFQDRFVDRSHLVLVITSVLSCIAFAWYGDFVSFLALVLSVLFLQFKTQETELKMIQIFPLIFLNGFASLGRVLMFSQWLPQRKVSNNLAKKLIAYVLIPAIFLMLFFVVYSFGSDHFSSLFTDYKLDIDILHLIVIACLGFYISFSFWNYWVPEICYEKNSMLDNDFDTTIEIENQNTFSFLDLEFERKSGEITLLLLNVLLLIFIGTYNYEQFFEVVKTTQLSADTHERVNSVIFSILMAVGVILFYFKGGFNFDEKATNLKRLAKLWIVLNGVLIVSTLIKNSEYVSFFGLTYKRLGVYAFLILAIIGLVYAFLKIIKQKTNAYLFNQMVWYFYGTVLLCSFVNWGNLITTYNISVNKGVEPRFLSNLNFNDETRRAYFLENDLNVLFVHDPREGEIQSHQRDSFLSKALYYEFINEKK